Part of the Streptomyces sp. NBC_01460 genome, ACCCAGGAAGTCTTCGTCCGCGTCTTCCGGTCGCTGTCGACCTACACACCCGGCACCTTCGAGGGCTGGCTGCACAGGATCACGACGAATCTCTTCCTGGACATGGTCCGCCGCAAGCAGCGGATCCGTTTCGACTCCCTCGGCGACGACGCGGCCGAACGCCTGCCGAGCCGTGAGCCCTCCCCGCAGCAGGTCTTCAACGACACGCACTTCGACGCGGACGTCCAGCAGGCGCTGGACACCCTCGCGCCCGAATTCCGTGCCGCGGTCGTGCTCTGCGACATCGAGGGCCTCTCGTACGAGGAGATCGCCGCCACCCTCGGCGTCAAGCTCGGGACGGTGCGCAGCCGTATCCACCGGGGCCGTTCGCACCTGCGCAAGGCACTCCAGCACCGTTCGCCCGAGGCCCGCGCCGAGCAGCGTTCCCTCGCGGACGCGGTCCTGGCGGGGGAGGGCGGTACGGCGTGAGTGGCACAGGTCCGACCCCCGCGGAACAGCACCTGGGGGACCGGCTCGCCGCGCTCGTCGACGGTGAGCTCAAACACGACGCCCGGGAGCGGGTCCTGGCACACCTGGCGACCTGTGCCAGGTGCAAGGCCGAGGCCGACTCCCAGCGGCGGCTGAAGAGCGCCTTCGCGACCTCCGCCGCCCCCTCGCCCTCCGAGGGCTTCCTGGCCCGTCTCCAGGGCCTCCCCGGGGGACCCAGCAGCGGGGACGACGGCCACGGTGACGGCTTCGGCGCGGGCAGGCG contains:
- the sigE gene encoding RNA polymerase sigma factor SigE, whose amino-acid sequence is MVGAPLDTTRADRGGAAAPVDRRGALRRFLRSAGEPKSVTDIADRSSNDSAPTATFASDADSQAWTPPSWEEIVSTHSARVYRLAYRLTGNQHDAEDLTQEVFVRVFRSLSTYTPGTFEGWLHRITTNLFLDMVRRKQRIRFDSLGDDAAERLPSREPSPQQVFNDTHFDADVQQALDTLAPEFRAAVVLCDIEGLSYEEIAATLGVKLGTVRSRIHRGRSHLRKALQHRSPEARAEQRSLADAVLAGEGGTA